A DNA window from Selenomonas sp. oral taxon 126 contains the following coding sequences:
- a CDS encoding VirK/YbjX family protein, with translation MLAEIRAVAHRAYRWENPRERHRALVFMVRGLLHRKQLRELYEFFQETEARCAVYERNPFPLEQATRAFFYAGSTVGTRIALIKDHYAFLEARLNPADFVDLALERPREIWRSQETDIEWNACLKFEPGQRKEGLLSVMMDVNGTHLYQIIFWIEQRDGQPTLVIGAMQGPNTEDAQDFVREMTKRAHRFRTKNLILYMTQAVARALGVQRILAVSNAGYYANNHIRRDRKLKTDFGAFWEEAGGRKTEDARFYELPLTLPRKTMEEVPTRKRAVYRRRFAMLDEVDAEISERVKAFMTPL, from the coding sequence ATGCTTGCTGAGATTCGCGCCGTCGCCCATCGCGCCTATCGCTGGGAAAACCCGCGCGAGCGCCACCGTGCGCTCGTCTTTATGGTGCGCGGACTCCTGCATAGGAAGCAACTGCGCGAACTGTACGAATTCTTTCAGGAAACAGAAGCGCGGTGTGCCGTCTACGAGCGCAACCCGTTTCCGCTCGAGCAGGCGACGCGTGCCTTTTTTTATGCGGGCTCGACCGTGGGCACGCGGATCGCACTCATCAAGGATCATTATGCCTTTCTTGAAGCACGTCTGAACCCTGCGGATTTTGTCGATCTCGCACTCGAGCGTCCACGCGAAATCTGGCGGTCACAGGAGACGGATATAGAGTGGAATGCCTGTCTGAAATTCGAGCCGGGACAGCGCAAGGAGGGGTTGCTCTCTGTGATGATGGATGTGAACGGGACGCATCTCTATCAGATCATCTTTTGGATTGAGCAGCGTGACGGGCAGCCGACGCTTGTGATCGGTGCCATGCAGGGACCCAATACCGAGGACGCGCAGGATTTTGTCCGCGAGATGACAAAGCGCGCCCACCGCTTCCGCACGAAGAATCTCATCCTCTATATGACGCAGGCAGTTGCGCGTGCGCTTGGCGTGCAGCGCATTCTCGCCGTCTCGAATGCAGGCTACTACGCGAATAACCACATCCGCCGCGATCGCAAGCTCAAGACGGACTTTGGTGCATTTTGGGAAGAGGCAGGCGGACGGAAGACGGAGGATGCACGCTTCTATGAACTCCCTCTCACGCTCCCGCGCAAGACAATGGAGGAGGTGCCGACGCGCAAGCGTGCCGTCTATCGGCGGCGGTTTGCCATGCTGGATGAGGTGGATGCAGAGATTTCAGAGCGCGTGAAAGCCTTTATGACTCCCCTTTAA
- a CDS encoding aminotransferase class III-fold pyridoxal phosphate-dependent enzyme yields the protein MKINQRSLKKSDELWQRAQDTILSGCQLYSKGPETHIKGVSPIYIDHGKDGHVWDPDGNEYIDYDMGLGPILLGYQYKAVDDAVMAQLRRGMGYSLVAPEEVEYAELCVKHIPSAGKVRFLKTGSSATEAAVRIARCYTGRKHIVRGEYHGWHEWTTAAENVRQGGILPEVRQFVHKFDYNDLAKVEEYFETYPGEIAAVITEAVEVEPPKEGFLAQLKELCHRNGALLIFDEVVNGFRFSIGGAQAYFGVTPDLSTFGKAAANGMPLSVVAGRKDIMEEVDKKIFISTTFGGDCLSLAAGIAVMKELESGEVTKAIWEKGRYLQDNFRRLARDIDVPIDLSGYPCRLNLEYTDYEGKKDWLYNSIFMQESVKRGVLLGWHIFPCYTHTQEDLDFTLNVFEDAMKVYREALKSGHPETYMEGEPLKIVLG from the coding sequence ATGAAAATCAATCAAAGAAGTCTGAAGAAGTCAGATGAACTGTGGCAGAGGGCACAGGATACCATTCTCTCGGGCTGCCAGCTTTACAGCAAAGGACCGGAGACACACATCAAGGGCGTGTCTCCCATCTATATCGACCACGGCAAGGATGGGCATGTCTGGGATCCGGACGGCAACGAATACATTGACTATGATATGGGGCTCGGCCCCATCCTGCTCGGCTACCAGTACAAGGCGGTGGATGATGCAGTCATGGCACAGCTGCGGCGCGGCATGGGCTACTCCCTCGTTGCACCCGAGGAAGTGGAGTATGCTGAGCTGTGTGTAAAACATATCCCGAGCGCAGGCAAGGTGCGCTTTCTCAAGACAGGGTCCTCGGCGACGGAGGCGGCTGTCCGCATTGCACGCTGCTATACGGGGCGCAAGCACATCGTACGCGGAGAGTATCACGGCTGGCATGAATGGACGACGGCGGCAGAGAACGTCCGTCAGGGAGGCATCCTTCCCGAAGTGCGTCAGTTCGTCCATAAATTCGACTACAACGATCTGGCGAAGGTCGAAGAGTATTTTGAAACCTATCCAGGGGAAATCGCCGCTGTCATTACCGAGGCGGTTGAGGTCGAGCCGCCCAAAGAAGGCTTTCTTGCGCAGCTGAAGGAACTCTGCCATCGGAATGGGGCGCTGCTGATTTTCGATGAGGTTGTCAACGGCTTCCGCTTCTCGATCGGCGGCGCGCAGGCGTATTTCGGCGTGACGCCCGATCTCTCGACGTTCGGCAAGGCGGCAGCGAACGGGATGCCGCTCTCCGTTGTCGCGGGACGCAAGGACATCATGGAGGAAGTGGATAAGAAGATCTTTATCTCCACTACCTTCGGCGGTGACTGCCTGTCTCTTGCCGCCGGTATTGCCGTGATGAAGGAACTCGAATCCGGTGAGGTTACGAAGGCCATCTGGGAGAAGGGCAGATATCTTCAGGATAATTTCCGCCGTCTCGCGAGGGACATTGACGTGCCGATTGATCTCAGCGGCTACCCCTGCCGTCTGAACCTCGAATACACGGATTATGAGGGCAAGAAAGACTGGCTCTACAACTCCATCTTCATGCAGGAAAGCGTCAAGCGCGGCGTTCTCCTCGGCTGGCACATCTTCCCGTGCTATACGCATACGCAGGAGGATCTCGACTTCACGCTCAACGTATTCGAGGATGCGATGAAGGTCTATCGCGAAGCGCTGAAGAGTGGGCATCCCGAAACCTATATGGAGGGCGAGCCGCTCAAGATCGTTCTGGGGTGA
- a CDS encoding capsular polysaccharide export protein, LipB/KpsS family, producing MIVELDGDLIRDVLKEFHKNGTIEIVKWYIAEENRAAFSDFPSAEVFITSWRRGLSYTPTLTEMDERRLFTELDYILANFARDTEFYRLPYYEYKHVVHMMANYFADALRRVHAEAVLFQDLPHGPTVSVIYAAARILGIQTYSLVPSEQADFFHICTSIEDYGIFEIQPRVQSAGQSVVQIEKTYRKELAYMTEERIREDLGKSGKRRFRLFTHPRAWLAERRAILKRHGDKYDSVADFIERRIVLGISRYFRTKEYLRAARRAEASNISWSEKYVYFPLHLQPEMTTDTLGGCYRDQLLAIEQLARILPKDWLIYVKENPKQLFWMREKYFFKRLSCLPQVRYISRSVDTYQLMQHSQFVATISGTAGWEAISGGKPAVVFGQCWYKNFPGVFSFSDELDVEAVAGYFIEHRAVEEVFSAYRGKALKGIFRSDCLRDAKDFDAGENHKNMLQAME from the coding sequence GTGATTGTGGAACTGGATGGCGACCTAATTCGTGATGTTTTAAAGGAATTTCATAAGAATGGAACGATAGAGATTGTAAAATGGTACATTGCAGAAGAAAATCGGGCGGCGTTTTCTGATTTCCCTTCGGCAGAGGTGTTTATCACATCATGGCGGAGAGGCTTGTCTTATACACCGACATTAACAGAGATGGACGAGCGTCGCCTTTTTACTGAACTTGACTATATCTTAGCGAACTTTGCGCGTGATACGGAATTTTATCGTTTGCCATACTACGAATACAAGCATGTTGTCCATATGATGGCAAATTATTTTGCCGATGCGCTGCGCCGCGTGCATGCGGAAGCAGTTCTCTTTCAAGATTTGCCGCATGGTCCTACCGTCAGTGTCATTTATGCGGCAGCGCGCATTTTAGGGATTCAGACCTATTCATTGGTTCCCTCTGAGCAGGCGGACTTTTTTCATATTTGCACATCAATAGAGGATTATGGTATCTTTGAGATCCAACCTAGGGTACAGAGCGCAGGGCAAAGCGTGGTACAGATCGAGAAAACCTATCGGAAAGAGCTGGCATATATGACCGAAGAGCGGATTCGGGAGGATTTGGGCAAGTCTGGCAAACGCAGGTTTCGCCTTTTCACGCATCCGCGTGCATGGCTTGCAGAACGACGGGCGATATTAAAGCGTCACGGAGACAAATATGATTCTGTCGCGGATTTCATTGAGCGCCGTATTGTCCTCGGCATCAGCCGGTATTTTCGCACCAAAGAGTATCTTAGAGCAGCAAGGCGCGCAGAGGCGAGCAATATCAGCTGGAGTGAAAAGTATGTATATTTTCCGCTGCACCTACAGCCGGAGATGACTACGGATACGCTTGGCGGTTGCTATCGTGATCAGCTCTTGGCGATCGAGCAGCTGGCACGCATTCTTCCGAAAGACTGGCTGATTTACGTCAAGGAGAATCCGAAGCAGCTGTTCTGGATGCGGGAAAAATATTTTTTCAAACGATTGTCATGTCTGCCACAGGTGCGGTATATTTCACGTTCGGTAGATACATATCAGCTCATGCAGCACAGTCAGTTTGTTGCAACCATAAGCGGAACGGCGGGCTGGGAGGCGATTTCCGGCGGGAAGCCCGCGGTCGTCTTTGGGCAGTGCTGGTATAAAAACTTTCCCGGTGTTTTCTCGTTTTCCGATGAGCTTGACGTAGAGGCCGTGGCTGGTTATTTCATCGAGCATCGCGCCGTGGAGGAGGTATTCTCTGCATATCGAGGAAAGGCTTTGAAAGGGATCTTCCGCAGTGATTGCCTGCGTGACGCCAAGGATTTTGATGCAGGGGAAAACCATAAAAATATGCTCCAAGCGATGGAGT
- the pseC gene encoding UDP-4-amino-4,6-dideoxy-N-acetyl-beta-L-altrosamine transaminase: MIYYGRQDINEADIQAVEAVLRSDFLTQGPAIERFEQRVATYCGVKYAVAVCNATSALHIACLAAGLGKGDLLWTSPITFVASANCARYCGADVDFVDIDENTYNMSASALEQKLQEAKRLGRLPKIVVPVHMAGQSCDMRAIKKLSEEYGFTLLEDASHCVGADYADTKVGSCAYSDMAVLSFHPVKIITTGEGGMVLTNDAALYEQLCLYRSHGITRDPKHMTKESDGDWYYQQVALGFNYRMTDIQAALGASQMDRLDEFVARRRFLAARYDELLQDLPLKTPFVLDGAQPSWHLYIVRIDFDRVHKTKQQIFTEMRARGIALNLHYIPVHTQPYYEALGFHAEDCPAAMAYYHEALTLPLYPCMTDAEQEMVARALREVLIGG, translated from the coding sequence ATGATTTACTACGGAAGACAGGATATCAACGAGGCGGATATACAGGCTGTTGAAGCAGTGCTTCGTTCGGACTTTCTAACGCAGGGACCTGCGATCGAGCGCTTTGAGCAGCGCGTCGCGACATACTGCGGTGTAAAATATGCAGTGGCTGTCTGTAACGCAACCTCTGCGCTTCATATCGCCTGCCTTGCGGCAGGTCTTGGGAAAGGCGACCTCCTCTGGACGAGTCCGATTACCTTTGTCGCCTCGGCGAACTGTGCACGCTACTGCGGTGCGGATGTGGACTTCGTCGATATTGATGAAAATACCTACAACATGAGCGCCTCTGCACTGGAGCAGAAGCTGCAGGAGGCGAAGCGGCTGGGCAGACTGCCTAAGATTGTCGTTCCCGTGCATATGGCGGGGCAGTCCTGCGATATGCGTGCCATCAAGAAACTGTCAGAGGAGTACGGGTTTACACTGCTTGAGGATGCTTCGCACTGTGTCGGTGCGGACTATGCCGATACCAAGGTGGGAAGCTGCGCCTATTCGGATATGGCGGTGCTGAGCTTTCATCCGGTCAAGATCATCACGACGGGCGAGGGCGGTATGGTTCTGACGAATGATGCCGCTCTCTACGAGCAGCTTTGTCTCTATCGCAGTCACGGCATTACGCGTGATCCGAAGCACATGACCAAGGAAAGCGATGGGGACTGGTACTATCAGCAGGTCGCACTCGGCTTCAACTATCGCATGACGGACATTCAGGCGGCGCTGGGCGCGAGCCAGATGGATCGTCTCGATGAATTCGTTGCGCGCAGACGATTCCTTGCGGCGCGTTACGACGAACTACTGCAGGATCTTCCTCTTAAAACGCCGTTTGTTTTGGATGGGGCGCAGCCGTCGTGGCATCTGTATATCGTGCGCATTGACTTTGACCGCGTACACAAGACGAAGCAGCAAATCTTTACGGAAATGCGCGCACGCGGCATTGCGCTGAATCTGCATTATATCCCTGTGCATACGCAGCCCTATTATGAGGCGCTCGGCTTTCACGCAGAGGATTGTCCGGCTGCGATGGCGTACTACCATGAGGCGCTGACGTTGCCGCTCTATCCATGTATGACGGATGCGGAACAGGAGATGGTCGCACGAGCGCTGCGTGAGGTGCTGATCGGCGGCTGA
- the pseG gene encoding UDP-2,4-diacetamido-2,4,6-trideoxy-beta-L-altropyranose hydrolase — protein MLRVGTDRMDVMNSVVAIRVDSSEQIGSGHLMRCLTLAERLRKDGAVVHFICRELSGNLNHLVREQGFSLHILPRHTDHPALTGYVAWLTVPQVVDAEETGEILSRMQPVNCLVVDSYALDAVWEQRLRPLVREIFVIDDLANRPHDCDVLLDQNYYREMRHRYDGLVPPACKLLLGPSHALLREEFYEAREKIGVRDGVLRRILVFYGGSDTTRETEKAIRALVQLQLPSVAVDVVVGGSNSHRAYIEELCAAHDFLHYHCQVSNMAELMAHADLCLGAGGTTTWERCFLGLPAIVTAVAENQIQICEDCAEADYIRYLGRWDEVTVGDIAAAVQKCIMPQTLLEMQRSCRLDVNDDER, from the coding sequence ATGCTCCGTGTTGGAACAGATCGGATGGATGTCATGAACTCTGTTGTTGCAATCCGCGTGGACTCATCCGAGCAGATCGGAAGCGGTCATCTGATGCGCTGCCTGACGCTGGCGGAGCGGCTACGAAAGGATGGCGCGGTGGTTCATTTCATTTGCCGCGAGCTCTCCGGCAATCTGAATCATCTGGTGCGAGAGCAGGGCTTTTCCTTGCACATCCTTCCGCGCCATACAGATCATCCTGCGCTCACAGGCTATGTGGCATGGCTGACGGTGCCGCAGGTGGTGGATGCGGAGGAGACCGGGGAGATTCTATCGCGCATGCAGCCTGTCAACTGTCTCGTTGTGGACAGCTATGCTCTGGATGCGGTGTGGGAGCAAAGACTGCGCCCCCTTGTGCGTGAGATCTTCGTCATTGACGATCTCGCAAACCGCCCGCATGACTGTGATGTGCTCCTCGATCAGAACTACTATCGGGAGATGCGGCATCGGTATGACGGACTTGTACCTCCTGCCTGTAAGCTATTGCTTGGACCCTCCCATGCCCTTTTGCGCGAGGAGTTTTATGAAGCGCGGGAAAAGATTGGCGTGCGGGATGGTGTCCTGCGCCGTATTCTTGTATTCTATGGCGGCAGTGACACGACGCGGGAGACCGAAAAGGCAATCCGTGCGCTCGTGCAGCTTCAACTTCCCTCCGTTGCCGTGGATGTCGTCGTTGGCGGGAGCAATTCGCACCGCGCATATATCGAGGAGCTTTGCGCCGCGCACGACTTCCTTCACTATCACTGTCAAGTTTCCAATATGGCAGAACTAATGGCACATGCTGATCTTTGTCTCGGCGCAGGCGGTACAACCACATGGGAACGCTGTTTTCTGGGACTTCCTGCTATCGTGACTGCTGTTGCCGAAAACCAGATTCAGATCTGCGAGGACTGCGCCGAGGCGGACTATATCCGCTATCTTGGCAGATGGGATGAGGTAACAGTGGGGGATATTGCGGCGGCTGTGCAGAAGTGTATCATGCCGCAAACTCTTCTGGAGATGCAGCGAAGCTGCAGATTGGATGTGAATGATGATGAGCGATGA
- a CDS encoding aldo/keto reductase has product MAQLCLGTVQFGMHYGIHNTLGRQPTEEEVFGVLDAAIDAGIYMFDTASAYGTSEELLGRYGLAARSGQIISKLHPAVEGERRDVQQEIQRSLTRLSVSRLYCYMLHRTEDLDDASVMDAMEEAKSHGWTDKIGVSIYSPEDAMCAAEDSRIDVIQVPYNVLDQRLDDCGFFEYAKENQKEVFARSAFLQGLLLMSPADAETKVAGSGVYVERFQSMAAEDGFLPREAAMLYALCHAGISYVVFGVDTSAQLRENTSLVSRCRAFSATYQKLYGAFRDIDVNILEPQRWKVSL; this is encoded by the coding sequence ATGGCGCAACTTTGTCTGGGAACGGTACAATTTGGTATGCACTATGGCATTCACAACACCTTGGGGCGTCAGCCAACCGAGGAAGAGGTCTTTGGTGTACTGGATGCCGCGATTGATGCCGGTATTTATATGTTTGATACCGCAAGCGCATACGGAACGTCGGAGGAACTGCTCGGCCGCTATGGTTTGGCGGCACGCAGCGGGCAGATCATCTCCAAGTTGCACCCTGCAGTGGAAGGTGAGCGGCGCGATGTGCAGCAAGAAATCCAACGCTCCCTGACACGTCTTTCCGTGTCTAGGCTTTACTGCTACATGCTGCATCGCACAGAGGATCTGGATGATGCCTCTGTGATGGATGCGATGGAGGAGGCAAAGTCGCACGGATGGACGGATAAGATCGGTGTGAGCATCTACAGCCCCGAGGATGCCATGTGTGCAGCAGAGGATTCTCGCATTGATGTCATACAGGTGCCGTATAACGTGCTTGATCAGCGGCTTGACGACTGTGGTTTTTTCGAGTATGCCAAGGAAAATCAGAAAGAAGTATTCGCGCGGAGTGCGTTTTTGCAGGGGCTTCTGCTTATGTCTCCTGCGGATGCAGAGACAAAGGTTGCGGGAAGCGGTGTCTATGTGGAGCGCTTTCAATCCATGGCGGCAGAGGACGGATTCCTCCCGCGTGAGGCGGCGATGCTCTACGCCCTCTGTCATGCGGGGATTTCCTACGTCGTATTCGGTGTGGATACGAGTGCGCAGTTGAGGGAGAACACATCGTTGGTATCCAGATGCCGCGCATTTTCAGCAACCTATCAAAAACTGTATGGTGCGTTTCGTGATATAGATGTGAATATACTCGAGCCGCAACGGTGGAAGGTTAGTCTCTGA
- the pseB gene encoding UDP-N-acetylglucosamine 4,6-dehydratase (inverting) has translation MFNNKNILVTGGTGSFGKMFIKILLEQYRPNKVIVYSRDELKQFEMQQTYNDSCMRYFIGDVRDGERLKYAMEGVDYVVHAAALKQVPAAEYNPMECIKTNVNGAQNVIDAALHAGVKKVIALSTDKAANPINLYGATKLCSDKLFTAANNFVGAKATRFAVVRYGNVVGSRGSVVPFFKRLVAEGAQELPVTDPRMTRFWLRLEDGIAFVLKSFERMKGGEIFIPKIPSMRITDLAQAIAPGLPVKVIGIRPGEKLHEVMCPSDLYYETLEFADHFVIMPSTQEQTVDYTHNAIGETGALVPDGFDYNSGNNPHFLTVEELREMNP, from the coding sequence ATGTTCAACAATAAAAATATCCTTGTCACAGGTGGGACAGGATCATTTGGCAAGATGTTCATCAAGATTCTGCTTGAGCAGTATCGGCCCAACAAAGTCATTGTATACTCACGCGATGAACTCAAGCAGTTTGAGATGCAGCAGACGTATAACGACAGTTGTATGCGTTACTTCATCGGTGATGTACGGGATGGAGAGCGCTTGAAGTATGCGATGGAGGGGGTGGACTACGTTGTCCATGCAGCGGCGCTCAAGCAGGTGCCGGCGGCAGAGTACAACCCGATGGAGTGCATCAAGACGAATGTGAACGGTGCGCAGAATGTCATTGACGCGGCGCTTCATGCAGGCGTCAAAAAGGTCATTGCACTCTCCACGGACAAGGCGGCGAATCCGATCAACCTCTATGGTGCGACAAAGCTCTGCTCAGATAAACTCTTTACCGCAGCAAACAACTTTGTCGGTGCAAAGGCGACACGGTTCGCCGTCGTACGTTACGGCAATGTGGTCGGAAGCCGCGGCTCTGTGGTGCCGTTTTTCAAACGGCTCGTAGCGGAGGGGGCACAGGAGCTTCCCGTGACCGATCCGCGCATGACGCGCTTCTGGCTTCGGTTGGAGGACGGCATTGCGTTTGTGCTCAAGAGCTTTGAACGCATGAAGGGCGGTGAGATCTTCATTCCGAAGATACCGTCGATGCGGATTACCGATCTTGCGCAGGCGATTGCGCCGGGGCTGCCGGTCAAGGTCATCGGCATCCGCCCCGGGGAGAAGCTGCATGAGGTGATGTGCCCTTCGGATCTCTACTATGAGACGTTGGAGTTTGCGGACCACTTTGTGATCATGCCCTCCACGCAGGAGCAGACCGTGGACTACACACACAATGCGATCGGGGAAACTGGCGCACTTGTGCCGGATGGATTTGACTACAACTCCGGAAACAATCCACATTTCTTGACGGTAGAAGAGCTACGGGAGATGAACCCATGA
- a CDS encoding glycosyltransferase family protein, whose protein sequence is MLKPLLGRAMVLREMERLTHSRYIDRIVLATSTDVSDDPLCALAEETGVNIYRGSLDDVLDRYYACAKEYGAEHIVRVTGDCPLIDWRVSDDVIARHLTEQNDYTHTTERFPDGLDTEIMTFDALEQAHREARLTSEREHVTLYFRNHPERFRIGDVDCAEDYRDLRWTVDEPCDFAFVEAVYEKLYANNNDFSMQDILSLLKEQPDLRALNQGVVRNEGLLKSLAEDTK, encoded by the coding sequence GTGTTGAAGCCATTGCTTGGGCGAGCGATGGTGCTGCGGGAGATGGAACGTCTGACGCACAGTCGATACATTGACCGGATTGTTCTCGCGACGAGCACAGATGTAAGTGATGATCCGCTCTGTGCTCTTGCAGAAGAGACGGGCGTAAACATCTATCGCGGCAGTCTTGATGATGTTTTGGATCGTTACTATGCCTGTGCGAAAGAATATGGCGCAGAACATATCGTTCGCGTGACGGGGGACTGTCCGCTCATTGACTGGCGTGTGAGTGATGATGTGATTGCGCGTCACCTCACTGAGCAGAATGACTATACGCATACAACAGAGCGATTTCCTGACGGACTTGACACCGAGATCATGACGTTCGATGCTCTGGAACAGGCACATCGGGAGGCACGGCTGACCTCTGAGCGGGAGCATGTCACGCTCTATTTTCGGAATCATCCGGAGCGGTTCCGCATTGGTGACGTAGACTGTGCAGAGGATTATCGCGATTTGCGTTGGACGGTGGATGAGCCGTGTGACTTTGCTTTTGTGGAAGCGGTCTACGAAAAACTCTATGCGAATAACAACGATTTTTCCATGCAGGATATTCTTTCCCTATTGAAAGAACAGCCCGATCTTCGGGCGCTCAATCAAGGGGTTGTTCGAAATGAGGGGCTGCTGAAATCTCTGGCAGAGGACACGAAGTAA
- a CDS encoding capsular polysaccharide export protein, LipB/KpsS family yields the protein MLNTLIWGLDQPIAAPLIARLHDEGVFCVKKWIVGESESKTPFFLEREGVEIIEDKLELNFCQGDLDFPPTWLDEKIRHYFPVILQNFARQFFYDRLPVYEFMNIIQIWVRYYYTMLARNQIDAVIFADIPHEGGRSILYPMAQAMGIPTLMLVPSGPFGTFAYCFSIEDYGRFADVPMFRTPHPEESEIRQDYKKDLYYMKGKHAPKQRKTLQYRLRKLASPRAFIKRKKDIFKSTLQKYGSIQEFLLKKVATCAMNYDEKKKYQANAMNCADKDVDFNCDYVYFPLHLQPEMTTDVLGGIYCDQLLAIEKLRAMLPPDWMIYVKENPKQTKRMRLDYFFKRLKLIPNVKYVDRSIDTYALMERAKFVATITGTAGWEAISGGKNALIFGRIWYETFPGVFQYHEGLRLEDITSYVIDHDALEQALHCYLEKTVDAVYSPAVQEAMPAFDAKKNDEKLEKFFRFIIPYMEEHQPHAAGRERK from the coding sequence ATGTTAAACACATTGATTTGGGGGTTGGATCAACCGATTGCGGCTCCTTTGATTGCACGTCTCCATGATGAGGGTGTATTTTGTGTAAAAAAGTGGATTGTTGGTGAGAGTGAAAGCAAGACGCCGTTCTTTCTGGAGAGAGAGGGCGTCGAAATCATCGAGGATAAACTTGAACTGAATTTCTGTCAGGGTGATTTAGATTTCCCGCCGACTTGGCTGGATGAGAAAATACGACACTATTTCCCTGTCATCTTACAGAATTTCGCCCGTCAGTTTTTTTATGATCGCCTTCCTGTCTATGAGTTTATGAATATCATACAGATTTGGGTGAGATATTATTATACAATGCTTGCACGAAATCAAATTGATGCGGTCATTTTTGCCGATATACCGCATGAGGGGGGGCGGAGCATTCTGTATCCTATGGCACAAGCCATGGGAATACCTACTTTGATGTTAGTGCCGTCCGGTCCCTTCGGAACCTTTGCATACTGTTTTTCGATAGAGGATTATGGGCGCTTCGCGGATGTTCCGATGTTTCGCACACCGCATCCTGAGGAGAGCGAGATTCGGCAGGACTATAAAAAAGACCTGTACTATATGAAAGGGAAACATGCACCCAAGCAAAGAAAGACACTGCAGTATCGCTTAAGAAAATTAGCGTCGCCAAGGGCATTCATAAAACGTAAAAAGGACATTTTTAAAAGTACTCTTCAAAAATACGGCAGCATTCAAGAGTTTCTTCTGAAAAAAGTTGCGACGTGTGCTATGAACTATGACGAAAAGAAAAAGTATCAGGCAAATGCAATGAATTGTGCTGATAAAGATGTTGATTTTAATTGCGATTATGTATATTTTCCGCTTCATCTTCAGCCTGAAATGACAACGGATGTATTAGGCGGCATATATTGCGACCAGCTGCTCGCCATTGAGAAACTGCGCGCAATGCTGCCGCCGGATTGGATGATCTACGTTAAGGAAAATCCAAAGCAGACGAAACGCATGCGGCTGGATTACTTCTTCAAGCGTCTGAAGCTCATTCCGAACGTCAAGTATGTGGATCGCTCCATCGATACCTATGCCCTTATGGAACGTGCCAAATTTGTGGCGACCATTACGGGGACGGCCGGGTGGGAGGCAATCAGCGGAGGAAAGAATGCCCTGATCTTTGGGCGCATATGGTACGAGACGTTTCCCGGTGTATTCCAGTATCATGAGGGGCTGCGCTTGGAGGACATCACATCATATGTGATCGATCATGATGCCTTGGAGCAAGCTCTGCATTGCTATTTGGAAAAGACGGTAGACGCCGTTTACTCACCAGCGGTTCAGGAGGCTATGCCGGCGTTTGACGCCAAGAAGAATGATGAAAAGCTGGAGAAGTTTTTCCGCTTCATTATTCCCTATATGGAGGAACATCAGCCCCATGCAGCGGGAAGAGAAAGGAAGTAG